A DNA window from Luteolibacter luteus contains the following coding sequences:
- a CDS encoding DUF6515 family protein: MRTITTLLSLVAAGSAALLTSCVDPYYAGLSSTTVTVHRPGYVVQTLPHGYRTEVIGGTNYYYHDNVYYRPQGRGYVVVDAPRGGPRHDDRDHRHDRDRDRDRGRDRDWDRGPGRGPGRDVTVIRELPRGYKVVTHGGKRYYRAGDVYYQSQGSGYVIVRNPY; this comes from the coding sequence ATGAGAACCATCACCACCCTTCTGTCGCTTGTTGCAGCCGGCTCCGCTGCCTTGCTGACCAGCTGCGTTGATCCTTATTACGCCGGCCTATCTTCCACCACGGTCACCGTCCATCGCCCAGGCTACGTCGTACAGACACTGCCCCACGGCTATCGCACCGAAGTGATCGGCGGCACGAACTACTACTACCACGATAACGTCTACTACCGTCCGCAGGGCCGGGGCTACGTCGTGGTGGACGCCCCTCGCGGCGGCCCTCGTCACGACGACCGGGACCATCGCCATGATCGTGACCGTGACCGGGATCGTGGCCGCGATCGGGATTGGGACCGCGGACCCGGCCGGGGACCTGGCCGTGATGTCACCGTGATCCGGGAGCTTCCCCGCGGCTACAAGGTCGTCACCCACGGCGGCAAGCGCTACTACCGCGCCGGGGATGTCTATTACCAGTCGCAAGGCAGCGGCTACGTCATCGTGCGGAACCCCTACTGA
- a CDS encoding M48 family metallopeptidase, whose amino-acid sequence MTRDSFNTLVSQLEVAWSGRQEGLLRHTVRWVMLGYITLLGALLGGLLLLAAGVVLAVKFQSFGGTLIAGMVALTGALTAAFVFGALWVRFDPPPGLELSEEDHPDLHALIAETSEVAGGVRFHRVILDSEMNASVVQNPRLGVLGWYRAYLVLGLPLLESLDVEEFKAVLAHEFAHVAGADGKTGAWLHRTRTTWERVVAHMSSGPYCPFVARFFNWFWPRFNSRAFILSRFNEFAADRISAQAVSPEALARGLQRLAIQSERLEDELWDPLERKFLGSEALPEDVMERMSTLLRRSPDPRQAEMWLRRVLGKSKDGGASHPSLGDRLAQLGFKPTETALFLDQLAPAASAAEELLRPSFLAKSRAVFSRQWLAEALKSPRNSPAGRSSRQEVRSVKEAWNRIAALSRLDGLEKIQPEVLALLERRPNHSGALYLRGCHLAAKGDPNSTKFLEQAAADPTLSVRAFETLASFYAQLGRTAETATMRERAERHERELRSALVERNHVTREDSFLPHDLCAREIESLRETLEREPVVRRAWVGAKQVKHFPTWRYLIVIVDVRWPAFKPVSERAQKELIARILENWEADGYVHALRLDEGTRATLRAMKRGMADCSLYRRS is encoded by the coding sequence ATGACCCGCGATAGTTTCAATACCCTCGTCAGCCAGCTTGAAGTCGCTTGGAGCGGCCGGCAGGAGGGTTTGTTGAGGCACACCGTACGCTGGGTAATGCTGGGGTATATCACCCTGCTGGGAGCGCTGCTCGGAGGCCTCTTGCTGCTGGCGGCGGGAGTGGTGCTCGCGGTGAAGTTCCAGAGCTTCGGCGGCACGCTTATCGCCGGCATGGTCGCCCTGACCGGCGCGTTGACCGCGGCTTTTGTCTTCGGGGCCTTGTGGGTGCGTTTCGATCCGCCGCCTGGATTGGAGTTATCCGAGGAAGACCATCCGGATCTCCACGCGCTGATTGCGGAGACTAGCGAGGTCGCCGGTGGGGTCCGCTTTCACCGTGTGATCCTGGATTCGGAGATGAATGCCTCCGTCGTGCAGAACCCGCGGCTCGGAGTGCTCGGCTGGTATCGCGCCTATCTGGTTCTCGGGCTACCTCTCTTGGAGTCGCTCGATGTGGAAGAGTTCAAAGCGGTGCTCGCCCACGAATTCGCCCATGTCGCAGGAGCCGATGGCAAGACCGGCGCTTGGCTGCACCGGACGCGTACTACTTGGGAGCGGGTGGTGGCCCACATGTCCTCGGGGCCCTATTGCCCCTTCGTCGCTCGCTTCTTCAACTGGTTCTGGCCGCGCTTCAATTCCCGGGCCTTTATCCTTTCCCGCTTCAATGAGTTCGCGGCCGACCGGATTTCGGCCCAAGCCGTCTCGCCGGAGGCGCTCGCGCGGGGCCTGCAGCGTCTCGCAATCCAGAGCGAGCGGCTGGAAGACGAACTCTGGGACCCCCTCGAGCGGAAATTCCTCGGTTCCGAGGCGCTGCCCGAAGACGTGATGGAGCGCATGTCCACGCTGCTGCGGAGGAGTCCGGATCCACGGCAGGCGGAAATGTGGCTGCGCCGCGTCCTCGGAAAATCGAAGGATGGCGGCGCTTCTCATCCTTCCCTCGGGGATCGCTTGGCGCAGCTCGGTTTCAAGCCGACCGAGACCGCCCTCTTTCTCGATCAGCTCGCACCAGCGGCCAGCGCCGCGGAGGAGCTCCTCCGGCCGTCTTTTCTCGCCAAATCCCGGGCGGTGTTCAGCCGCCAGTGGTTGGCAGAGGCGCTGAAATCGCCCCGCAACTCGCCTGCTGGCCGCAGTTCCAGGCAGGAGGTTCGCTCGGTGAAGGAGGCGTGGAACCGCATTGCTGCGCTCAGTCGTCTCGATGGTCTCGAGAAAATCCAGCCGGAGGTGCTCGCACTTCTGGAGCGCCGGCCAAATCACTCCGGTGCGCTTTACCTCCGCGGCTGCCATCTGGCGGCCAAGGGCGATCCGAATTCCACCAAGTTCCTCGAACAGGCCGCCGCGGATCCCACGCTCTCGGTCCGCGCCTTCGAAACTCTCGCCTCCTTCTACGCCCAGCTCGGTCGCACTGCGGAGACCGCCACCATGCGGGAGCGCGCGGAGCGCCACGAGCGCGAGTTGCGCTCGGCCTTGGTGGAGCGGAACCACGTCACAAGGGAAGATTCCTTCCTTCCGCACGATCTCTGTGCGCGGGAGATCGAAAGTCTCCGGGAAACTCTCGAGCGGGAACCTGTCGTCCGCCGCGCTTGGGTCGGCGCGAAGCAGGTGAAGCACTTTCCCACTTGGCGCTACCTGATCGTCATCGTCGATGTCCGCTGGCCTGCCTTCAAGCCGGTGTCGGAACGCGCTCAAAAGGAGCTGATTGCGCGGATTCTGGAGAATTGGGAGGCGGATGGCTACGTCCACGCCCTGCGCTTGGACGAGGGCACCCGGGCCACCCTCCGGGCCATGAAACGCGGCATGGCGGATTGCTCGCTCTACCGCCGGAGCTAG